The genomic stretch GCACGGCGTGCTTGTGCGGCGGGTGGCGGTGGTGGTCGGCGTGCTGCTTGGTCGGCGAGTGCGGCGCGGTAGGCGGTGCCGCCGAAGAGGCCCGCGTCGATGTCGACCCGGAATCCGGCACGGGCCAGCAGGGGCGCGGCCCGGTCCGCCAGGGTCTTCATGGCGATCTCGTCCATCGCGTCCGGGACTTGATGCCAGACGTCGTCCGCTGCGCCGTGCCGGTCGAGACCGAGGCCGTCGAGCAGGGCCAGGAGATCCTCGGGGGCACCGGCGCGGGTGTCGACGAAGATCGTCCCGTCGCGGTGGTAGAAGGTGACGTCGACGTCGTAGTCATCGGCGAGACTCACCGGCTGCGTGCCCCTGCCGGACGGCCCGTGGCGGGCAGGGCGGCTGTCGCGCTTGGCGGGGCCGGGGCGCGGTGGTCGCGCACGGCCGTTGCGGCGTCGGTGTAGGCGGCGGCGTGCCAGACGTCATCGGAGATGTGGACCACATATCCGGCCTTGTGCAGCCAGGGCACCGCATGGGTGGCGAGCTGCTTCTTCGCGTCCTCGTCGAGGTGGGCGGGTGCTTCGTGCCAGACGTAGACGGGCCCGGGGGTGGGCAGGGTCCGGCGCTCGAAGCCGAGGTTGTCGAGGAGCGCGAGCAGCGGCTCGGGCGCGCCGGTCGGGGTGTCGGCGTGCACGGTATCGGTGAGGGGCCTGCGGTAGATCGTGACGTCAGTGCCTTCGTCGTCGGCACGGTTTCCCACGTGCGGTTACTCCTGTGCCGGTCGGGGCTATCGCCGCCGCGCAGACGGCGCGGACGAGGTCGCGGGCGGCGCGACGGGGGTGGTGCCCAGGGCGGGCCGCGTCTGCGGATGACGCAGCACGGTGTCGACGCCCAGCTCGGACAGACGCTCTCCGCTGGCTCGTACGGAGGCGGCCTGGCGGGCGGTGTCGTCGCCCGACAGGACAAGGACGGATCGCGCCGTGTCGAGGACGAAGCCGTGGTCAGTGAGTACCTGGGTGACGTCGGCGCGGTCGGGCTCGTCGACCATGAGTGCACCGTCCGACCAGGTCATGACCAGGCGTTCTGGAGCAGACGATGCCCCCGTGAGCTGCTCGGCGTTCCTGAAGACCTGGCGGGCCGCGACGTAGTAGCGGGGAAGGAGGTCGAAGGTGATGTCCTCGGCCGCGCTGAACGGGTCGGCGTCGACTGCGATTCCGTCGGGCTCGCGTACGCCACGGAATGCCTCAGCCGGTACGTCGTCGGGGGCCAACGCGGCGATGAGGTATCCCTCGGCGTGGCCGAGCGGTTCAGCTACGAACAGGCGCGTTCCGTCGTGCCGCTGCAGCACGGCGCAGTGGTCCACATTGTTATTGGCCAGTGCTTCGGCGACCTCGTTCATGTCCCACACCGCGTCGGTGAGGACGTGGTGGACGTTGAGGCCG from Streptomyces davaonensis JCM 4913 encodes the following:
- a CDS encoding immunoglobulin domain-containing family protein — translated: MHDPTPDTSLGSFAAVLAGELPGAWTSTYHPDRGGLNVHHVLTDAVWDMNEVAEALANNNVDHCAVLQRHDGTRLFVAEPLGHAEGYLIAALAPDDVPAEAFRGVREPDGIAVDADPFSAAEDITFDLLPRYYVAARQVFRNAEQLTGASSAPERLVMTWSDGALMVDEPDRADVTQVLTDHGFVLDTARSVLVLSGDDTARQAASVRASGERLSELGVDTVLRHPQTRPALGTTPVAPPATSSAPSARRR